A stretch of Eubalaena glacialis isolate mEubGla1 chromosome 10, mEubGla1.1.hap2.+ XY, whole genome shotgun sequence DNA encodes these proteins:
- the LOC133099936 gene encoding olfactory receptor 8H3-like, whose amino-acid sequence MGRRNSTHVSDFILMGLTDSEEIQLVLFMLFLLIYLITVLGNAGMILIICLDLHLHTPMYFFLSHLSFLDLSYSTVITPKTLQNLLTSTKYISSLNCFTQMNCFIFLSATECFLLSSMAYDRYVAICNPLHYPVVMPTRRCCSLVFGSYLIGFMDSFVMSRLDFCNSNIIHHFFCETPPILALSCTDTQDIEITISIFAGSTLLVSLITIFVSYVSILSTILKITSTSGKRKAFFTCASHLLGVTIFYSTLIFTYLKPSKSYSLRKDQVASVFYTIVIPMLNPLIYSLRNKEVKNALIRITQKRKSSKHKIRLKLNF is encoded by the coding sequence ATGGGTAGAAGGAATAGCACACATGTGTCTGACTTCATCCTCATGGGACTGACAGATTCTGAAGAGATCCAGCTGGTCCTCTTTATGCTATTTCTCCTGATATACCTGATTACTGTGTTGGGGAATGCAGGGATGATACTGATAATCTGCCTGGATCTTCACCTTCACACCCCCATGTATTTTTTCCTCAGTCACCTGTCATTTCTTGACCTCAGTTACTCAACCGTCATCACCCCTAAAACCTTACAAAACTTACTGACTTCCACCAAGTATATTTCATCCCTGAACTGCTTCACCCAGATGAATTGCTTTATCTTCTTGAGTGCCACTGaatgttttcttctctcctcAATGGCGTATGATCGCTATGTAGCTATCTGCAATCCTCTGCATTACCCAGTTGTTATGCCCACAAGACGCTGTTGCTCCCTAGTCTTTGGTTCCTATTTGATTGGCTTTATGGACTCCTTTGTCATGAGCAGATTGGATTTCTGCAACTCCAATATAATCCATCACTTTTTCTGTGAAACACCCCCAATTTTAGCCCTGTCCTGCACTGACACACAGGACATTGAAATCACAATATCCATTTTCGCTGGCTCCACTCTACTGGTGTCTCTTATCACAATATTTGTGTCCTATGTGTCCATCCTGTCTACTATCCTGAAAATTACTTCCACTTCAGGGAAGCGAAAAGCCTTCTTTACTTGTGCCTCCCATCTCCTGGGAGTTACCATCTTTTATAGCACTTTGATTTTTACCTATTTAAAACCAAGTAAGTCCTACTCCTTGAGAAAGGATCAAGTGGCTTCTGTTTTTTATACTATTGTCATCCCCATGCTGAATCCACTTATATATAGTCTTcgaaacaaagaagtaaaaaatgcTCTCATTAGAATCACGCAGAAGAGAAAGAGCTCCAAGCATAAAATAAGACTGAAGCTAAACTTTTAa